In Aspergillus fumigatus Af293 chromosome 2, whole genome shotgun sequence, a genomic segment contains:
- a CDS encoding transcription factor domain-containing protein, whose protein sequence is MKRREDSQSVEIDESCKRRKFIACHRCHAHKIKCSGEQPCAKCRMVGKSDECTYTRRDRQVKVSESYLESLISENRRLKEQSTLSANLAEPTHDAAAGESRLTEQPDESNTSVRNPLLGDRAWFHPYDPSAPPIFIGEAACTAFATRFRRFLTGSNTTPHIPRMQYVKEANIAAANEAYVQWPSLQQARLLVKIVLRQIGCLYHLLLRKSTLEKLEEIYRTGDFDCKVNQCKFFALFAFGEAYSLRTEPLSGSRVPGTSYFARALSLVQVLPERTSITHLETLLLLSLFSYYLNRRHSAYVLIGSAMRLSLQIGLNHNIPESQLIDPVERQHRVRIWWTIYIFDRMWGSKMGMPSQILDDDIHVDMPSRISPAQVHDEQFSDPDYQTANIELARIVGETIAKLYSRRKYSETFLQRVQKLLKALKNWVDTLPDHLRLNENDPEMNPKHISSLHLAFNQCVVLTTRLTLLHLLIKVSESETDPTSKDHAISQPVWTLGEACIHAARHSHSLILTRYINGSVPVFGYFHAHYLFSASLVLAMSSLLPIGSRNDIGAFETGLTVLQSMSENGNLAASEFYQNLEQVKYCLERYGDERRRKEARVNGAEALGPGNIPASSVIPTQSHTDEMAPLQPTSGSIIRANNELNNSPGSNGYGNPAPRISIHEATVGLPTAMTFLEPTMQDFLAQSDFDLGLLHSVDTFMNDTESMYTSHGL, encoded by the exons ATGAAGCGGCGGGAGGACAGTCAGAGCGTGGAGATTGATGAATCCTGCAAGCGCAGGAAGTTCATTGC TTGTCACCGGTGCCATGCGCATAAGATCAAGTGCTCTGGAGAGCAGCCATGCGCTAAGTGCCGCATGGTGGGTAAGTCGGATGAGTGCACATACACCCGGCGTGATCGTCAGGTCAAAGTGAGCGAAAG CTATTTAGAGAGTCTGATTTCGGAGAATCGACGGCTAAAAGAACAATCAACTCTCTCGGCAAACTTGGCCGAGCCGACCCATGACGCTGCAGCAGGTGAATCACGACTCACAGAGCAACCAGACGAAAGCAATACTAGTGTCCGTAACCCATTGCTCGGTGACCGGGCATGGTTCCATCCGTATGATCCATCTGCCCCTCCTATCTTCATCGGCGAGGCAGCCTGCACGGCGTTTGCGACTCGTTTCCGTCGTTTCCTGACCGGCAGTAACACGACACCTCATATTCCCCGGATGCAATATGTCAAGGAAGCGAATATCGCAGCGGCCAACGAAGCGTATGTACAGTGGCCGAGCCTTCAGCAAGCTCGACTCCTGGTGAAGATTGTGCTGCGTCAGATTGGATGTCTTTACCATCTGCTACTGCGTAAATCCACATTGGAGAAGCTTGAGGAGATATATCGGACCGGTGACTTTGACTGCAAGGTCAACCAGTGCAAAttctttgctcttttcgCATTTGGAGAAGCTTATTCCCTCCGCACAGAGCCTCTTTCCGGGTCGAGGGTGCCAGGGACTTCGTATTTTGCGCGTGCCCTAAGTTTGGTTCAGGTATTGCCAGAGCGAACGAGCATTACCCATTTGGAGACGCTCTTGTTGCTG TCTTTGTTCTCCTACTATCTTAATCGACGCCACTCGGCGTATGTGTTGATCGGCAGCGCCATGCGCTTGAGTCTGCAAATTGGGTTGAATCATAACATTCCCGAGTCACAGCTCATCGACCCCGTGGAGCGCCAACATCGAGTGCGGATTTGGTGGACGATCTACATCTTTGATCGCATGTGGGGATCAAAGATGGGAATGCCGTCCCagatccttgatgatgatatccaCGTGGACATGCCGTCCAGGATCAGCCCGGCGCAGGTGCACGATGAACAATTCTCGGACCCAGACTACCAGACGGCCAATATAGAGCTCGCTCGTATTGTCGGCGAAACTATTGCAAAACTCTACAGCCGACGCAAATACAGCGAGACGTTCCTCCAGCGCGTGCAGAAGCTACTGAAAGCATTGAAAAACTGGGTAGATACACTACCCGACCATTTGCGACTGAACGAGAACGACCCTGAGATGAATCCGAAACATATCAGCTCTCTGCATCTGGCTTTCAACCAG TGTGTTGTACTTACCACCCGTCTgaccctcctccacctcctcatcaaAGTCAGCGAGTCCGAGACCGACCCCACGAGCAAGGACCATGCCATCTCACAACCCGTCTGGACGCTGGGTGAAGCGTGCATACATGCAGCTCGCCACAGTCACTCCCTGATACTCACACGCTACATCAACGGCTCCGTCCCGGTATTTGGCTATTTTCACGCGCACTACCTCTTCTCGGCTTCTTTGGTGCTTGCGATGTCCAGCTTGCTGCCCATCGGCAGCCGCAACGACATAGGCGCCTTTGAGACCGGCCTGACTGTGCTGCAGTCAATGAGCGAGAATGGCAATCTTGCAGCCTCAGAATTCTACCAGAACCTCGAGCAAGTCAAATACTGCCTCGAACGGTACGGGGACGAACGTCGTAGAAAGGAAGCCAGGGTAAACGGAGCAGAAGCTCTCGGGCCAGGAAACATTCCGGCCTCGTCTGTCATTCCAACGCAATCTCATACCGATGAAATGGCTCCATTGCAACCGACATCTGGGTCGATTATCAGAGCAAACAATGAGCTGAACAATAGTCCAGGATCCAACGGGTATGGCAATCCAGCGCCTCGGATTTCGATTCACGAAGCTACAGTAGGGCTGCCAACTGCAATGACATTTCTGGAGCCGACAATGCAGGACTTTCTCGCGCAGTCAGACTTCGACTTGGGACTGTTGCATTCGGTGGACACATTTATGAACGACACGGAGAGCATGTATACCAGTCATGGCCTATAA
- a CDS encoding putative C6 transcription factor, with amino-acid sequence MTDPNRPPFFSYGSYPSSSDFRENEPVYSDWTSSQFPQAHFGPQINYEPSPSYVENPAGPRVGTAERSVNSKVAIPRSANPSSWTSSGRVSRACENCREQKAKCSGHRPTCQRCQESGIRCSYGDRKREKMAKQLSELTNQVQFYEALLRDIYPKLEPQSAQYVEQILKEQNPDKEQFSGQRTATPSPALRLSDAARVSSPIFSLGALDYTSEDFNRDEKIQAMGFVGEHSEIAWIYRLKRLLEQVSVGSKEIDTDRQSVASASFFLDDSDITVLDDIDLSQRPAQTVADQLVDEYFQVVHPSFPIIGKLVFLRQYRSFYSSPHVRPGKRWLAVLNLVFAIGARCSRYSQGDNGGVTDDETLYFSRAWRLSMSDIALLDHPNLQQVQVEGLTSFYLLSVGQVNRSWRICGISLRSAVTMGLNLRSESNTIAHVSKETRYRVWWSLFMLDISLCVMTGRPPSSSDEFCTTPPPLPFKEEDFSDDRVVQLIADHEARGLFTEALGKTTATAETALTPDLSDHPSNMNRDCEQVASSAIESLTPNISLYFLYNVELDLILREAVVTLYAPGAARKSWHEIELSIVTLNSKADVWLSRLPAAFHFETGARVFERQRLNLAFRFYSTKIIIAQPCLSRLTRQAPGSEPPGVACETMATMCVDFAAQMLNLLPTIPQASWVYRVSPWWCFLHYLMQSTTVLLTQILLLSEAGTVRYNRVLEQLSKATRWLSELSTNDPSSARAWLFCRDLISQHAPELDLGASIENHRN; translated from the exons ATGACGGACCCTAATCGTCCTCCGTTTTTCTCCTATGGATCCtatccatcttcatcagatTTCCGGGAGAATGAGCCTGTATACAGTGACTGGACATCTTCTCAGTTCCCACAGGCACACTTTGGACCACAGATCAATTATGAACCGTCCCCTAGCTATGTCGAAAACCCCGCAGGCCCCCGAGTTGGCACTGCGGAACGATCTGTGAACTCAAAAGTTGCCATCCCCCGGTCAGCGAACCCCAGTAGTTGGACCAGCAGCGGGCGAGTTAGCCGGGCCTGCGAAAACTGTCGTGAGCAGAAAGCCAAGTGTAGCGGTCATCGCCCAACCTGTCAAAGATGCCAGGAGTCGGGTATCCGTTGCTCATATGGCGACCGCAAGCGAGAGAAGATGGCAAA GCAGCTTAGTGAGCTGACAAACCAGGTTCAGTTCTACGAGGCTTTATTGCGTGATATTTATCCAAAGCTGGAACCGCAATCTGCACAATATGTTGAGCAGATCCTGAAAGAA CAAAACCCTGACAAGGAACAGTTCTCTGGCCAACGAACTGCAACACCATCTCCAGCTCTCAGATTATCTGATGCTGCTCGCGTCTCAAGTCCGATCTTCTCGCTGGGGGCTTTAGACTACACCAGCGAGGATTTCAACCGTGATGAGAAGATTCAAGCAATGGGCTTCGTCGGCGAACATTCTGAGATTGCCTGGATCTACAGATTGAAAAGACTGCTTGAGCAGGTCTCTGTTGGATCTAAAGAGATCGATACTGACCGTCAGTCGGTTGCTTCGGCAAGCTTTTTCCTGGATGATTCGGATATCACTGTGCTGGATGATATCGATCTCTCGCAACGCCCAGCGCAAACAGTTGCTGATCAGCTCGTGGACGAGTATTTCCAAGTTGTACACCCTTCCTTTCCGATTATCGGCAAACTGGTTTTTTTGAGACAGTACAGGTCGTTCTACTCCAGTCCTCACGTACGCCCAGGGAAGAGGTGGCTCGCAGTACTCAATTTGGTTTTCGCTATCGGCGCAAGATGCTCTCGCTATTCGCAGGGGGACAACGGAGGGGTGACAGATGACGAAACACTATACTTCTCGCGAGCATGGCGACTGAGCATGAGCGACATTGCTCTGCTGGATCATCCCAATCTTCAGCAGGTGCAGGTGGAAGGTTTGACTTCATTCTATTTGTTATCCGTGGGACAGGTGAACCG GTCTTGGAGAATATGTGGCATTTCCTTACGCTCCGCGGTTACGATGGGGTTGAACCTTCGGAGTGAGAGCAATACAATTGCTCATGTATCTAAGGAGACCCGATATCGCGTCTGGTGGTCTCTTTTCATGTTGGATATCTCACTGTGTGTAATGACTGGCCGCCCACCGAGCAGTAGCGATGAGTTTTGCACTACTCCTCCGCCTCTACCATTCAAAGAGGAAGATTTTTCTGATGATCGAGTGGTTCAACTGATTGCTGATCACGAAGCGCGAGGTCTTTTCACGGAAGCTTTGGGCAAGACCACGGCAACGGCGGAAACGGCATTAACACCGGACTTATCTGACCACCCGTCCAACATGAATAGAGACTGTGAGCAAGTCGCGTCCAGTGCAATCGAATCATTAACACCGAATATATCGCTCTACTTTCTCTACAATGTTGAGTTGGATTTGATACTTCGAGAGGCTGTGGTCACTCTGTATGCTCCCGGAGCCGCTCGAAAATCTTGGCATGAAATTGAACTCTCCATTGTTACACTCAATTCCAAGGCAGATGTTTGGCTTTCCAGGCTTCCGGCTGCATTTCATTTCGAGACAGGCGCCCGTGTATTTGAGCGGCAGAGGTTGAACTTGGCCTTTCGCTTTTACAGCACCAAGATCATTATAGCCCAACCTTGTCTTAGCCGCCTCACTCGGCAGGCCCCGGGGTCAGAGCCTCCGGGTGTTGCGTGCGAGACGATGGCGACCATGTGTGTCGATTTTGCGGCGCAGATgctcaatcttcttccaacaATACCCCAGGCATCCTGGGTCTACCGTGTCTCTCCCTGGTGGTGCTTTTTACACTATCTGATGCAGTCAACCACTGTTCTTTTAACCCAAATACTACTTTTGTCAGAAGCGGGCACCGTCAGGTACAATCGGGTACTAGAGCAACTTTCCAAAGCGACTCGCTGGTTATCGGAACTGTCGACAAACGATCCATCTTCTGCAAGAGCCTGGCTCTTCTGCAGGGATCTCATCTCTCAACATGCCCCAGAACTTGACCTTGGAGCCTCCATCGAGAACCACAGAAATTGA
- the iml1 gene encoding GTPase-activating protein IML1, translating to MALRGPMKRSHLRQVSAPSVDSLSVPQSQSPEALYNDERSHQDVHATPDERTIRLSSGSLERRQCSLWVHDETFSREEILFNQAAFSDLNVNVGDVIEILPVRSPGDSIHSLKSDLGARSLRDSYLESGSAHLPDPMSKFKTPLQSRCLFVVKPLPQEIKARHPKLEISVTHSVANIFGFKNRTLVNISVVDRGQCSASHVDIAFRDQFLVRSDMWRLVMSELADKIIYKGQKIVFMGSIKATVKNIFIRGKKVLSGYFSPHTIPVFRSESAKYVLFIQMSREMWDFDSEGTGDILFSRVINGFLPELFKRWANSDAKHLVTIVLFTRVEYDSSALGGPLPLSSESLRCISSPNHAPTRDFYRVVVNDMASGHWTTILDELKKDFRTFLRDVSILKMDRPDTPTVDGVKVAPKNKPAIIAGRPSTALRGNILEAIHLASAHLAYDHIDRDLVHTGTSIIVITPGSGVFEVSYESLSSTSEALADRGIAIDLVCLSPMPLHSVPLFKYKAPVERSGSSSFGDFHSTGYSPEMRQSFSFASRTPHLSPKSTMQGSFPGMTRKEHLSARSDEWNYGIPHWLDISYWNPETYREARRIAKKDPNAPIPFTVTKQSKLFVPRVRMYEIQMMGVMESEQSDISIPYLLEGQGVSRPSNAGLGLGPSGLSSRASFRRNSSYKAQLSDSLRPEPFLQNITNPRDVMLAKAKKTPNQVIAWMDQYDEAVFQPFAKRRQQRKASRPKRPSEPEVQVSNAHERLSARSVLRLREHETNSNSGDRSYPTRTIPRVSETLSVPQGPAPSKASTSPKKPALKAPSAARTPRMSRTISFALLGFGATPPRAQASTEVNVEHARAQPTSGQKKPSVGFMDTRSVESFSGSDSASISTVIDTSLRPASPHPAPQTSAMTPTRPISIKVPPRQPSEDTEPVDRTVLPESYSTTSTAIPFTGDGRRDSRTKNGPSFELTVSGGSRESSIKSPQNKALAPWVRSINPCNTSRDVLRDTSWFGRWQHAYPRPPHVAVVKWKSLKSPAILPLTTEEFPTAQELGSDYLQTPYRVFPNDDPEGVEVPKTRGILLREMISLRLSHGFQIVIGKHVAEVSGQPALETLNVFDTRSLERDGATVFLSKGNTIHRLICVDGGEIEVTRFTHRTSSTLAAGKRDGFSLYTPAMRTILSTEYELKNIKLDPTAEDYNWNYADNYVAGHRDYLFNPAQQLQFWRVRYVLIPMPLQVNNRRHLQSFNEDNEEEIHLLGINQLTHIWQRHRYVPPEEKRFESSNEKKDQNPLNIMYQTRNPSEVVAAELDRILLSDPGLDNSPAQLLPESELLERSSISLSSLAQIIQGEKGVRMMDRRWHWRLHYNCFIGFEFTTWLLQNFRDIDSREEAVQFGNELMKHGLFQHVEKRHNFRDGNYFYQISSEYRVARPESRGSWFPQKKPDKQVPSTGASENPRDSAVNGHSRSESVETPATPSKSKNKATIMLSKMMKYDVDPRKRSNRPEVIDLHYDRLHNPDNCFHIELSWMNTTPKLIEDAVLSWAATAEKFGLKLVQVPIAEGCAISRTQPFRKPYRVSLAVPPPPGPVPTVFNTATFSQLGSSDRHYYHKALLRKFDFVLDFEARSAFPADVEVSYSWGTPDYQYPQYIHRSGSLLVQITDEGDFLFLANRLVSTRLAAATREGSRYERMDRPEHLRARASTHDPLDRISPRLSPLVRPLHDIGSPISPQGQPSIDLAQLYRAPEHILNSFEEFCNDAARLEQFYSVSHARPASTKVGPAPTTVMDSSIPTLELPASVVSHHIQSPALTTRASVDGSMPSVDAMTRARNDSLSYKGSPKSGSLRPLNIN from the coding sequence ATGGCTCTACGTGGGCCGATGAAGCGCTCCCACTTGAGACAGGTGAGCGCGCCCAGTGTAGACTCCCTGTCCGTGCCTCAGTCGCAGTCACCGGAGGCGCTCTACAATGACGAGCGCAGCCATCAAGACGTCCACGCAACGCCGGACGAGAGGACCATACGGCTGTCATCAGGCAGCCTGGAACGCCGACAATGCTCTCTCTGGGTCCACGATGAGACTTTCTCCCGCGAGGagatcctcttcaaccaggCGGCGTTTAGCGACCTGAATGTGAACGTCGGCGATGTGATCGAGATCCTACCCGTGCGGTCACCGGGGGACTCCATACACAGCCTCAAATCGGATCTAGGGGCTCGGTCGCTCCGCGACAGCTATCTGGAGTCAGGCTCGGCGCACCTCCCGGACCCCATGTCCAAGTTCAAAACGCCTTTGCAGAGCAGGTGTCTGTTCGTGGTGAAGCCTCTCCCGCAGGAGATCAAGGCGCGTCATCCGAAGCTGGAGATATCGGTGACCCATAGTGTTGCCAATATCTTTGGGTTCAAGAACCGTACGCTGGTCAACATCTCTGTTGTCGATCGGGGGCAATGCTCCGCTTCGCACGTGGATATCGCATTCCGCGACCAGTTCCTGGTGCGATCTGATATGTGGAGATTGGTGATGTCCGAGCTCGCCGACAAGATTATCTACAAGGGCCAGAAGATCGTTTTCATGGGGAGCATCAAAGCTACCGTGAAGAATATCTTCATCCGTGGCAAAAAGGTCCTCTCTGGTTACTTCTCGCCGCATACCATCCCTGTCTTCCGGAGTGAGTCGGCCAAGTatgtcctcttcatccagatGTCGCGGGAGATGTGGGATTTCGACTCCGAGGGAACGGGCGACATCCTTTTCAGCCGAGTGATTAATGGTTTCCTGCCGGAGCTGTTCAAGCGTTGGGCCAACTCGGATGCGAAACATCTGGTTACGATCGTGCTGTTTACGAGGGTTGAGTACGATTCTTCGGCTCTTGGAGGTCCGTTGCCGCTGAGCTCCGAATCGCTGAGGTGCATCTCCAGCCCCAACCATGCTCCGACCAGGGACTTTTATCGCGTCGTGGTCAACGATATGGCGAGTGGCCATTGGACGACGATTCTCGAcgagctgaagaaggatTTCCGGACTTTCTTGAGAGATGTCTCGATTCTAAAGATGGACCGTCCGGATACACCTACCGTGGATGGGGTCAAGGTTGCTCCCAAGAACAAGCCGGCAATCATCGCAGGGCGACCAAGTACTGCGCTGCGTGGGAATATCCTTGAGGCAATACATCTTGCTTCGGCCCACCTTGCATACGATCATATTGACCGTGATTTGGTCCATACGGGTACCTCGATCATCGTCATAACTCCAGGAAGCGGTGTCTTTGAAGTATCTTATGAATCTTTGTCCTCTACCTCAGAAGCACTCGCGGACCGTGGCATTGCCATTGACCTGGTCTGCCTCAGCCCCATGCCTCTGCATTCCGTGCCGCTATTCAAGTACAAAGCGCCTGTGGAAAGATCCGGGAGCTCTTCGTTTGGCGACTTTCACAGCACCGGTTATTCGCCTGAGATGCGCCAGTCGTTCAGTTTCGCGAGTCGGACTCCCCATCTATCACCAAAATCTACCATGCAAGGCTCGTTTCCAGGAATGACCCGCAAGGAGCATCTTTCCGCTCGCTCAGACGAGTGGAACTACGGCATACCTCACTGGCTTGATATTTCCTACTGGAATCCAGAGACGTACAGAGAAGCTCGGCGCATTGCGAAGAAAGACCCCAACGCGCCGATTCCATTCACTGTCACTAAACAGTCCAAGCTTTTTGTGCCGCGGGTCCGGATGTACGAAATCCAAATGATGGGGGTGATGGAGAGCGAGCAGTCGGACATCTCGATTCCTTATCTATTGGAGGGCCAGGGCGTTTCCCGCCCCTCAAATGCTGGTCTCGGTTTGGGCCCAAGTGGTCTTTCATCTAGGGCTTCCTTCAGACGCAATTCGTCGTACAAAGCTCAGTTGAGTGACAGCCTTCGGCCCGAACCTTTTCTACAAAATATCACAAACCCCAGAGATGTGATGCtggccaaggcgaagaaaacGCCCAACCAGGTGATTGCCTGGATGGACCAGTATGACGAGGCAGTCTTCCAGCCTTTTGCCAAACGGCGACAGCAGCGCAAGGCTTCCAGACCAAAGCGGCCGAGCGAGCCAGAGGTGCAAGTTTCCAACGCGCATGAGCGGCTTTCCGCACGGTCAGTGTTACGTCTGCGAGAGCATGAAACCAATTCAAACTCGGGCGATCGCTCCTATCCCACTAGGACAATCCCTCGAGTTTCCGAAACGTTGTCAGTGCCCCAAGGCCCTGCTCCTTCCAAAGCCTCCACATCCCCCAAGAAGCCTGCCTTGAAAGCTCCGTCGGCTGCGAGAACACCACGGATGTCGCGTACGATCAGTTTCGCTCTCCTTGGGTTTGGCGCCACCCCGCCCCGAGCTCAGGCAAGTACGGAGGTCAATGTGGAACATGCCAGGGCGCAACCCACCTCAGGCCAGAAGAAGCCTTCTGTGGGATTTATGGATACCAGAAGCGTGGAGTCATTTAGCGGTTCGGACTCTGCATCCATTTCCACGGTGATCGACACTTCGTTACGACCAGCTTCGCCTCACCCGGCTCCACAAACGTCGGCTATGACGCCAACGAGGCCGATTTCAATCAAGGTGCCTCCGAGGCAACCTTCGGAAGACACAGAGCCGGTCGATCGTACGGTTCTACCAGAGTCCTACTCGACAACAAGTACTGCAATCCCTTTCACGGGCGACGGCCGCCGGGACAGCCGCACGAAGAACGGGCCCAGCTTCGAGCTTACGGTGAGCGGCGGATCTCGTGAATCATCTATCAAGAGCCCACAGAACAAGGCATTGGCGCCTTGGGTGCGCTCTATCAACCCGTGCAATACCTCAAGGGATGTTCTTCGAGATACTAGTTGGTTCGGACGCTGGCAACATGCATACCCGCGACCACCCCATGTTGCAGTGGTGAAATGGAAAAGCTTGAAGTCCCCCGCTATTTTGCCATTGACGACCGAAGAATTCCCCACGGCTCAGGAGCTGGGCTCTGATTATCTGCAGACTCCGTACCGCGTCTTTCCAAATGATGACCCGGAAGGCGTCGAAGTACCCAAGACGAGGGGTATCCTGCTGCGAGAGATGATTTCGTTGCGATTATCTCATGGATTCCAGATCGTTATTGGGAAACATGTTGCAGAGGTATCTGGACAGCCTGCTCTCGAAACGTTGAACGTCTTCGACACCCGCAGTTTGGAACGGGACGGTGCTACGGTCTTCCTCTCGAAAGGAAACACCATCCACCGGCTGATCTgtgttgatggtggtgaaATCGAGGTGACACGTTTCACGCACCGGACTTCTTCTACTTTGGCAGCTGGGAAAAGGGACGGCTTTTCCCTCTACACTCCAGCGATGCGGACCATCCTGAGCACGGAGTATGAGCTCAAGAACATCAAGCTTGACCCGACGGCCGAGGATTACAATTGGAACTACGCTGACAACTACGTTGCCGGGCACCGCGACTACTTGTTCAACCCAGCGCAGCAGCTGCAATTTTGGCGGGTGCGCTACGTTCTGATCCCGATGCCTCTGCAGGTCAACAACCGACGGCACTTGCAGTCGTTCAACGAGGATAATGAGGAAGAGATCCACCTCCTGGGCATCAATCAGCTTACTCACATATGGCAGCGGCACAGGTACGTGCCGcccgaggagaagaggttCGAGTCTTccaacgagaagaaggaccaGAATCCTCTCAATATCATGTACCAGACACGAAATCCATCCGAGGTTGTTGCGGCCGAGTTGGATCGCATCTTACTCTCGGACCCAGGCTTGGATAATTCTCCCGCGCAGCTGCTGCCAGAAtccgagctgctggagagaTCGAGCATCAGCCTGTCGTCGCTGGCACAGATTATCCAAGGAGAGAAGGGCGTGCGGATGATGGATCGACGATGGCACTGGCGGTTGCATTACAACTGTTTCATCGGGTTCGAGTTCACCACTTGGCTCCTGCAGAATTTCCGCGACATTGACAGTCGGGAAGAAGCGGTTCAATTTGGCAACGAGTTGATGAAGCATGGTCTATTTCAGCACGTCGAGAAGCGACACAATTTCCGAGACGGAAACTACTTCTACCAGATCTCGAGTGAATACCGGGTCGCCAGACCTGAATCTCGGGGGAGCTGGTTTCCTCAGAAAAAGCCGGACAAACAAGTACCTTCCACAGGAGCGAGTGAGAACCCAAGAGACTCGGCCGTGAATGGTCATTCCAGGTCTGAGAGCGTCGAGACACCTGCGACCCCATCCAAGTCAAAGAACAAAGCTACAATCATGTTATCCAAGATGATGAAGTATGATGTTGACCCTCGCAAGCGGTCGAACAGACCCGAAGTCATCGATCTCCATTACGACAGGCTACATAATCCGGACAACTGCTTCCACATTGAGCTCAGCTGGATGAATACCACTCCGAAGCTGATCGAGGATGCTGTGCTATCCTGGGCTGCAACCGCCGAGAAGTTTGGACTCAAGCTCGTCCAGGTGCCAATTGCCGAAGGCTGTGCAATCAGCAGGACGCAACCTTTTAGGAAGCCATATCGAGTCTCACTCGCagttccacctcctccgggCCCCGTTCCCACAGTTTTCAATACGGCTACCTTCTCGCAACTGGGCTCATCGGACCGACATTACTACCACAAGGCTCTGCTGCGGAAATTTGATTTTGTTCTGGACTTCGAAGCAAGATCCGCGTTCCCGGCCGATGTGGAAGTGTCGTACTCCTGGGGCACTCCGGACTACCAGTACCCGCAGTACATTCACCGTTCTGGCAGTCTTCTGGTTCAGATCACCGACGAGGGAgactttctgtttctggccAACCGACTTGTGAGTACACGACTGGCTGCCGCCACTCGAGAAGGATCGCGGTATGAACGGATGGACCGGCCGGAACATCTTCGAGCGCGCGCGTCAACTCACGACCCTCTGGACCGTATCTCCCCACGCCTTTCACCGCTTGTTCGCCCCCTCCACGACATTGGCAGCCCCATCAGCCCGCAAGGACAACCAAGCATCGATTTGGCACAACTCTACCGTGCTCCGGAGCACATTCTCAATAGCTTCGAGGAGTTCTGCAACGATGCGGCTAGACTCGAGCAGTTCTATAGCGTCTCGCACGCAC